From the bacterium genome, the window ACAAATTATACGGCTCAAATTATCAAGACTCTATTCAATCGGCTGCTTTAGTACTTCTTTTAGAATCTTTCCGGCTTTAAAGTGAGTTTTTCTTCTTGCCGGAACATAAATAATTTGGCCTGTTTTCGGATTTCGCGCCTTTGGTTTGGGTTTTGTTTTTTTAACTTCAAACACACCGAAATCCCTGATCTCAATTCTGACTTCAGGATCAGCTTCTGCCATAAATTCTCTAAGCGCAGTAAAAACACCGTCAACTATCTTCTCTGTTACATAGATACGTTCGTTAACAATCTTTGCAGTTCTCTTTGCAACATCTTTCTTGGTGATAGTGTCCAATTTCCCCATTGATGGCTCCTTTGTTTAATTAAACATAGACTGGACTACTCATCGTTAGATGAATTGTCTCTTTCAACGGAAATTACTCCTTTTAACGAATTCAACTTTCTCTTGATTTTTGTCAGGTGTGAAAGATCTTTTACTTCAATCACCATTCGCACATGAATAATTTGATTTTTTGTTTCAAGATGTATTTGTACAATATCCGTATTTAATGAAGATATTACTTCTGCAACATCTTTCATCAGATGTTTTCGCTCAGTAGAAAGAAGCCTTAATTGTACTAAAAACTGCTGCTGCTCAGTAGTGTCCCATGCAACATTAATATTTCTTTCAGGCTGATTCATCAGGTTTATTGCGTTTACGCAATCTCTTCGGTGAATAACAATACCCCTTCCCTTTGTAACAAAACCAGTGATTGGATCTCCCGGGACAGGCCTGCAGCAGGATGCAAAATTAATGAGAAGGTTATCAACGCCGTGCACACGAATCCCCTGATTTCCTCCTCTTGCTCTACTTACAAATTTTTCTAAAACATTTCTTTTCTCTCTCTGTTTCTGGGACTGTTTAAATTTTTCAGGTGCAATTTCTTTGATTAATTTATGTACAGATATATCACCCTGGCCGACATCTATGTACAGTTGCGATAAATTCGAGATTCCCAGCTTTTCAGCTGCATTAATCAGTTCTTTATTAGTCGGCTTAATCCTGTAGCGTTTAATTCCCTGCTCAATTATCTCTTTACCTATTTTGGCTGCTTCTTCAATCTGAGTTTCTTTCAGCCATCGTTTAATCTTGCTTTTTGCTTTTGATGTTTTTACAAAAGTAATCCAATCCTGACTTGGAGTCTGACTGTCCGAAGTCAGTATTTCCACAGTGTCACCGCTTTTCAATTCAGCGTTCAATGGTATGATTTTACCATTGACCTTGGCACCGAGGCAGTGCATTCCTATGTCAGTGTGAATTTCAAAAGCAAAATCAACCGGTGTTGATCCGATTGGAAGTTTAATCAGATCTCCTTTTGGAGTAAAAACAAATGCTTCTGATTGGAAAAGATTGGTTTTTAATATATCCATATACTCTTCCGCATTCAGATGATCTTCTTCAAGATCAATCATTTCACGAAGCCACGAACTGTATTTATCTATTTCGTCTTCCGATTTCTTTCCTTCTTTGTACTTCCAGTGAGCTGCAATACCTATCTCAGCAACACGATGCATCTCCTCAGTCCTTATCTGAATTTCTACTATATTTCCACCGGGACCGATCACAGTTGTATGCAGGGATTGATACATGTTTAACTTAGGGATTGCTATATAGTCTTTAAACCTGTCGTGAAGAGGGGTATACAGATTGTGGACAACTCCAAGAGCAAAATAGCAGGCATCAATCTCCTTAAGGATGATACGTATGGCAAGCAGATCATACACCTCTTCAAAAGATCTGTTTTTATACTTGATCTTCCTGAAGATTGAATACAGACTTTTAACCCTGCCTTGTATCTTGGCTTCAATTTTGACTTTTTCAAGCTCTGTGATTATAGGAGCCACAACTTTTTGAACGTATTCATCTCTTAACGCGGTTCTCTCTTCGACCTTTTTTCTTATATTTGCATAATCCTCAGGTTCAAGATATTTAAACGAAAGATCATCAAATTCCCATTTGATTTTTGCTATTCCAAACCTATGGGCAAGAGGAGCATAGACTTCCCTTGTTTCCAGTGCAATACGATGAGCTTTTTTTTCAGGAAGATATTGAAGAGTACGCATATTATGAAGCCGGTCTGCAAATTTGATAAAAATAACCCGAAGGTCTTCTATCATTGAAAAAATCATTTTTCTGAAATTTTCAGCCTGCTTTTCAACAGCACTTTTAAATTTAAGTTCGCTTATTTTTGTAACGCCGTCAACTAACTGAGCGATCTCAAACCCGAATGTATCTTTTACTATTTCAATTGTAACGCCTGTATCTTCTACAACATCATGCAGAAGCCCTGCTGCAATTGTCGCATCATCCATTCTAAGTTCAGATAAAATTCTTGCTGTCTCAATACAGTGAACAATATAATGTTCACCTGATTTCCTCATCTGATTTTTATGTGCTTCCAAAGCAAATACAAATGCCTTTTTTAGAAGAATCAGGTTGGGATTTTGATGATAACTTCGTATTTGAGTTATAATTTTACCGAATTCGCGCTTATACTTTTTTTTATAATCGTCAAAATCGATTCTCTGTTCGGAAATTTTTGTTGCTGCTGTAGACATAATCAGAACGGTACCGCACTTTCTTCGTCGTCAAATGCTGCATTTTCAAAAGTAGCCCATTTTTTTATAAAATTCAAAACAACGGTTCCCACCGGACCGTTTCTCTGTTTGCCGATTATTATTTCTGACCTGCCTTCCATGTCCTTCTGCTGTGTTTCCTCTCTTGACATGTAAAATTCAGGCCTGTATACAAAAAGAACAACATCAGCGTCCTGTTCAATTGCTCCTGACTCACGAAGATCAGATAACATGGGCCTTTTGTCTCCTCCTCGTGTTTCAACGGCTCTGGAAAGCTGTGAAAGAGCCACAACAGGTACGTCAAGTTCTTTTGATAAGGCTTTTAATGACCGTGAAATAACAGATATCTCCTGCTGCCTGCTTTCAACGTTTCTCGGCCCCTGCATAAGCTGTAAATAGTCAATAACCACCATACCTATATCAGCTTCTTTTTTCAATCTTCTTGCCTTTGCACGGAGCTCAAGTACGCTTAATCCGGGTGTATCATCAACAAAAATAGGGAGCTCTGCTACTTTGCCGGAAAAAATACCTATTTGCCTCCACTCTTCTTTGGACATCCGTCCTGTCCTTACCGAATGTGCATCTATTCTTGCTTCAGCAGACAGGAGCCTCATTGCAAGCTGGTCACTTGACATCTCAAGACTGAAAAATCCTACAGGCACACCTTCACTTGCTGCATATTTTGCAATATTCAGGCTAAATGCGGTTTTTCCCATTGAAGGCCTTCCTGCAATAATCACAAGTTCCGATGGCTGGAATCCTGAAGTGTATTCATCTAATTTGGCAAACCCTGTAGGAACTCCGGTTACACTGCCCTTTCTTTTGTGGAGCTTATCTATCTTTCTCATTGTTTCATGCATTATTTCCTTGATACCCTGATAGCTCTTTCTTATCTGGTTATCAGAAATGCCGAAAATCCTCTGTTCGGATTTATCAAGAATTTCGTACACATCATACTGCGCCTCATAGGAATCCCGTGCAATATTCGCTGATTCCTGTATGAGTTTTCGCAGCAAGTACTTCTGATGAACTATCTTTGCATGAAAAGCAACATTGGCAGAAGAAGGGACAGATTCCGAAAGCTCAGTAAGATAATATGCTCCACCTACATCATCTAAGATTTTTTTTATTTTAAGTGTCTCAGCAAGAGTTATCACATCAACAGGTTCATTTTTTTCGTATAACTCTATACAGCATGAAAATATTTTCTGGTGCGCGGTTTTATAAAACGATTCAGGGTTAAGAATTTCTATTAACTTACCTATACAATCATTATCAAGCAGCATTGATCCGAGTACAGCTTCCTCAGCTTCTATTGATTGAGGCGGAATTCTGTCAAAAACAGTACTATTGTCTTCTTTTTTCTTATTGGCTATTTTCCTGGTTCCTGCCATAAAGGCTTATCTCCGATAATTGCATCGTATTTCTTCCTCAGTTTTTTCACATCATCCCATACGGAATATTTTTTCCCATTGTCTCTTAAAAGTGCTGCAGGATGATATGTAACAAAAACAGGTATCCCATTGAATTCATGTATCTCTTTTCTGAGATTACCAAGGGTTGTATCTTTTTTAAGAATCGTATTAGCTGCAACACGTCCGAGAGCCAGAATAATTCCGGGATTTATTGCCGCTATCTGCATTTCCAGAAATTTAAAACATTTTTCAACCTCTTCAGGTTTCGGATCCCTGTTTTCAGGAGGCCTGCATTTCAGTATATTACACACATATACTTCATCTCTTGAAAAGCCTATAGCTCCTAATATTTTATTAAGAAGATTGCCTGCTTTACCTACAAAAGGTTCTCCTGTAAGATCTTCCTCTCTGCCCGGGGCTTCTCCGATAAGGAGAAGCTTTGCTTTTTCACTGCCGCCTCCGAAAACTTTTTTATTGACGGTTCTATGGAGAGAGCATTTTCGGCATTGTTCAACTTGTTTTTTTATTTCATTAAGAACATTTTTATTTTGAGAATAAAAGATATTATCTAATAGATCCGGATTATCAAGAACAATATCGTTTCCGTATATCTCTTTCTGACAAGAAAGATAATCCGTAAAAAGGGCCTTAATATTCCGGCTTTCTTCACCAATTGACAATTTTCCACCTTACAAGAGATTTTCGATCCTGTCTAATAATTTATCTGCAACTTGCCATTTTTGCAATAAAGGCAATTTTTCTGATTTCCCATCTCTATAAAAAATAGTAATTAAATTTGTTTCCCCACCGAAACCTGCACCCTCATCAAAAAGATTGTTAAGACAGATCATGTCAAGGCCTTTTTCCCTTAATTTCTTCAAGGCAGATTCCTCGCCATTCTCTGTTTCCATTGCAAATCCAACTACAATATCCGGCTTCCCCCCTTTTGCCACATTGAGCAGGATATCGCTGTTTTTTCGAAGTTTAAGAGTAAATTCACCCTCTTTTTTAATTTTTTGTTCTTTTTTTATTTCAGGGCGAAAATCTGAAACAGCGGCAGCCATTATCAAAATATCTGATTCGGAAGCTCTTTTGACAATTTCGCTATTCATTTCTTCTGCAGTAGTAACATCTATCCTCTTAACACCAAAATGGTGTTTTAAATGTACAGGCCCTGAAACGAGGGTTACGTCAGCGCCTCTTAAAAATGCTGCTTCTGCAACAGCATAGCCCATTTTGCCACTCGAATGGTTTGATATAAACCTCACAGGATCAATTGGTTCAAGAGTCGGCCCTGCAGAAACAAGAACCTTCTTTCCTTTCAGTGAATCTTTTCCAAGCAGAATACTTGTAACTTCGTTGAGTATTCTGTTAAAATCCGCCAGGCGTCCGGGCCCCATAGCGCCGCTTGCAAGAGGGCCTTCTTCTGTAGGTATAAATTTATATCCTGATTTCTCCAGCTTTCGGCAATTATCAAGATATATTGGATTCTGCACCATCTGATAATCCATTGCCGGGGCAATAATAACCGGGGCCCTTGAAGCCATAACAAGTGTTGTCAAAAAATCATCCGCAATCCCTGATGCAATTTTACCAATTATATTTGCTGTTGCAGGCGCAATTAATATTACATCAGCCCATTCGGCAATAGATATATGTCTTGTTTTTATTGTTTTATTTTCAGGGAAAAGTTCTTTTATAACTTCATTTCCCGATAATGTCTCAAATGTTAATGAAGAGACAAATTTTAAAGCATTTCGGGTCATTACAACCTTGACATCACTGCCTTCTTTTTTAAGCATTCGCACAATATCACATGCTTTATAAGCAGCAATGCTTCCTGTTACTCCGACAACAATTCTTCTGTTTTCAAGTTTACTATCAGACAAAAGTTACTTCTCTTCCTTTTTTGATTTATCTTCCGCATCATCATCAGGAGATATATATCTGAATTCCAAATCATCATTCACAGCTTCATTAATTGCAACAACAGTTGGCTTTGTCATAACTTTTATATCCTGTTTAAATGCTTCTCTGTCAATTTCAATAGCACCTAATTCGTCAGAATCATTTTCAGTTTCCGACTGGACGGAAAGTTTTACATCGATCTCTCTTTTCTGCTCATCAATTACTTGTCTTGCCCGCAAAGCCATAACTTCAACCGCTTCGTAAATATTTTCAAATCTTTCAAATAAATCGTCAAGAGAAAGTTTAGACATCTTGTCACCTCATGAAAAATGTTTAATTATTGTTTTTACTTTATTAACAGTATCATCTACAGAATCGTTAATTATTTGATAATTGTACATACCCGCATGTTCGATTTCATATTTTGCCGCATTGAGCCTTTGTTTTAATGATAATTCACTTTCTGTCCCCCTGTTTTTTAATCTAACCTCCAGCTCTTCAAGCGAAGGCGGCATAAGAAAAATCAGCACTGAATCAGGAAATATTTTTTTTATTGATTCGCCTCCCTGCACATCTATATCAAGGACAACATTTTCCCCCCGCTTTAATGCATCATCAATTTCACTCTTTAATGTTCCATAAAAATTATTATGTACTTCCGCCCACTCAATAAATTCGTTTTTTCTTACTTTTTTTTTGAATTCTTCCTTTGAAAAAAAATGGTAATCCTTCCCGTCTTTCTCCCCGGGCCTTGGTTCTCTAGTTGTAGCAGAAATGGAATAATACAGGTTATCCTCTTGTTCTAGCAGATGTGAAATAATAGTGCTTTTTCCTCCACCTGAAGGTGAAGATATAACAAATAGGGTGCCCCTCTTTTTCAATCTTATTACTCCAGATTCTGTACCTGCTCCCGCATTTTTTCAATCTGTTCTTTAAGCTCGATTACAATATGATTTATTTTAAAATTTGATGCTTTAGAGCTAATTGTATTCACCTCTCTATGCATCTCCTGTAAAATAAAGTTTAATTTCTTTCCTACAATATTCGTATTTCTCAATGTCTCGATAAATATTTTCAGGTGGCTCCTCATTCGGACACATTCTTCGGTTATATCCAGCTTATCCGCTATAATGACAATTTCAGTATAGAGCCTGTCTTTATCTATTTCAACATTATTTACAAGTGCTTCAACTCTCTGTCTCATTCGAGCGAAAGCTTCTTTTGCATTTAATTTTGCAAATTTTTCTATTTCGGTTATGCTGTTTTCTATTTCATTTATTCTTTCCGAAAGATCTTCGGATAATGCCAAGCCTTCAGCTTTCCGCATCTCAATCAAATGATCAAGAGCCTTTTCCACTGCGTCATTTGCAGCTTCCCACAGCCCCTCATCAATTTCTCTTTTTTCTATCGGTTCAAATATTTCGGAAAAATTCAGGAAGTGTTCCAACTTCGGCTTTTCTTCTACACCTGCTTCTTCTCTGATTACCTCAAGAAGTCCTGCTACTGCCTTTACATTCAGCCGGTTTATTTTTGTTGGAAAATTTTCCGGCTCTACATTCATATCTCCGGCTATTATAAGATGGATCTTTCCCCTTTTTATTTTGCTTTTTATCAAGTCACGTATTTTCTGCTCAAACGGCAGAAGTATAGAAGGAAGTTTGCAGGAGATATCCAAATATCTGTTATTGACCGATCTGATCTCAACATTAACATGATAATTATTTTTTTCAATATCAGCATGGCCGATACCTGTCATACTAAATGCCATTTAATATCCATCTTTCCTTAAGGTACAGCTATTAATAAATTCACGAATTACCATTTTACAAAATAAAACAGAAATAGTCAACATAAATTTTTATTTTTAATACGTATACAGTATGTTAAATAACCCTCTTCAAATTGTATTCAACAGATATTCTGTGAGTGCTTCCAAGGTCGCTGTGAGACGCAAAACCATAGTCAAGCCTCATACTCTTAAACAGAAATCCTGCACCGAGTGTTATTCTTCCTCTGTCCGAGCCTGCTCTGAAAAATATTTTTTGTTTATATCCTATTTCAATACCGGACCTCAAATACAAATACATTGATCCTGCAGCA encodes:
- a CDS encoding bifunctional (p)ppGpp synthetase/guanosine-3',5'-bis(diphosphate) 3'-pyrophosphohydrolase, whose amino-acid sequence is MSTAATKISEQRIDFDDYKKKYKREFGKIITQIRSYHQNPNLILLKKAFVFALEAHKNQMRKSGEHYIVHCIETARILSELRMDDATIAAGLLHDVVEDTGVTIEIVKDTFGFEIAQLVDGVTKISELKFKSAVEKQAENFRKMIFSMIEDLRVIFIKFADRLHNMRTLQYLPEKKAHRIALETREVYAPLAHRFGIAKIKWEFDDLSFKYLEPEDYANIRKKVEERTALRDEYVQKVVAPIITELEKVKIEAKIQGRVKSLYSIFRKIKYKNRSFEEVYDLLAIRIILKEIDACYFALGVVHNLYTPLHDRFKDYIAIPKLNMYQSLHTTVIGPGGNIVEIQIRTEEMHRVAEIGIAAHWKYKEGKKSEDEIDKYSSWLREMIDLEEDHLNAEEYMDILKTNLFQSEAFVFTPKGDLIKLPIGSTPVDFAFEIHTDIGMHCLGAKVNGKIIPLNAELKSGDTVEILTSDSQTPSQDWITFVKTSKAKSKIKRWLKETQIEEAAKIGKEIIEQGIKRYRIKPTNKELINAAEKLGISNLSQLYIDVGQGDISVHKLIKEIAPEKFKQSQKQREKRNVLEKFVSRARGGNQGIRVHGVDNLLINFASCCRPVPGDPITGFVTKGRGIVIHRRDCVNAINLMNQPERNINVAWDTTEQQQFLVQLRLLSTERKHLMKDVAEVISSLNTDIVQIHLETKNQIIHVRMVIEVKDLSHLTKIKRKLNSLKGVISVERDNSSNDE
- the coaBC gene encoding bifunctional phosphopantothenoylcysteine decarboxylase/phosphopantothenate--cysteine ligase CoaBC; amino-acid sequence: MSDSKLENRRIVVGVTGSIAAYKACDIVRMLKKEGSDVKVVMTRNALKFVSSLTFETLSGNEVIKELFPENKTIKTRHISIAEWADVILIAPATANIIGKIASGIADDFLTTLVMASRAPVIIAPAMDYQMVQNPIYLDNCRKLEKSGYKFIPTEEGPLASGAMGPGRLADFNRILNEVTSILLGKDSLKGKKVLVSAGPTLEPIDPVRFISNHSSGKMGYAVAEAAFLRGADVTLVSGPVHLKHHFGVKRIDVTTAEEMNSEIVKRASESDILIMAAAVSDFRPEIKKEQKIKKEGEFTLKLRKNSDILLNVAKGGKPDIVVGFAMETENGEESALKKLREKGLDMICLNNLFDEGAGFGGETNLITIFYRDGKSEKLPLLQKWQVADKLLDRIENLL
- the gmk gene encoding guanylate kinase → MKKRGTLFVISSPSGGGKSTIISHLLEQEDNLYYSISATTREPRPGEKDGKDYHFFSKEEFKKKVRKNEFIEWAEVHNNFYGTLKSEIDDALKRGENVVLDIDVQGGESIKKIFPDSVLIFLMPPSLEELEVRLKNRGTESELSLKQRLNAAKYEIEHAGMYNYQIINDSVDDTVNKVKTIIKHFS
- a CDS encoding DNA-directed RNA polymerase subunit omega; protein product: MSKLSLDDLFERFENIYEAVEVMALRARQVIDEQKREIDVKLSVQSETENDSDELGAIEIDREAFKQDIKVMTKPTVVAINEAVNDDLEFRYISPDDDAEDKSKKEEK
- the dnaB gene encoding replicative DNA helicase, encoding MAGTRKIANKKKEDNSTVFDRIPPQSIEAEEAVLGSMLLDNDCIGKLIEILNPESFYKTAHQKIFSCCIELYEKNEPVDVITLAETLKIKKILDDVGGAYYLTELSESVPSSANVAFHAKIVHQKYLLRKLIQESANIARDSYEAQYDVYEILDKSEQRIFGISDNQIRKSYQGIKEIMHETMRKIDKLHKRKGSVTGVPTGFAKLDEYTSGFQPSELVIIAGRPSMGKTAFSLNIAKYAASEGVPVGFFSLEMSSDQLAMRLLSAEARIDAHSVRTGRMSKEEWRQIGIFSGKVAELPIFVDDTPGLSVLELRAKARRLKKEADIGMVVIDYLQLMQGPRNVESRQQEISVISRSLKALSKELDVPVVALSQLSRAVETRGGDKRPMLSDLRESGAIEQDADVVLFVYRPEFYMSREETQQKDMEGRSEIIIGKQRNGPVGTVVLNFIKKWATFENAAFDDEESAVPF
- a CDS encoding uracil-DNA glycosylase, producing MGEESRNIKALFTDYLSCQKEIYGNDIVLDNPDLLDNIFYSQNKNVLNEIKKQVEQCRKCSLHRTVNKKVFGGGSEKAKLLLIGEAPGREEDLTGEPFVGKAGNLLNKILGAIGFSRDEVYVCNILKCRPPENRDPKPEEVEKCFKFLEMQIAAINPGIILALGRVAANTILKKDTTLGNLRKEIHEFNGIPVFVTYHPAALLRDNGKKYSVWDDVKKLRKKYDAIIGDKPLWQEPGK
- a CDS encoding YicC family protein, with protein sequence MAFSMTGIGHADIEKNNYHVNVEIRSVNNRYLDISCKLPSILLPFEQKIRDLIKSKIKRGKIHLIIAGDMNVEPENFPTKINRLNVKAVAGLLEVIREEAGVEEKPKLEHFLNFSEIFEPIEKREIDEGLWEAANDAVEKALDHLIEMRKAEGLALSEDLSERINEIENSITEIEKFAKLNAKEAFARMRQRVEALVNNVEIDKDRLYTEIVIIADKLDITEECVRMRSHLKIFIETLRNTNIVGKKLNFILQEMHREVNTISSKASNFKINHIVIELKEQIEKMREQVQNLE
- a CDS encoding integration host factor subunit beta, which codes for MDTITKKDVAKRTAKIVNERIYVTEKIVDGVFTALREFMAEADPEVRIEIRDFGVFEVKKTKPKPKARNPKTGQIIYVPARRKTHFKAGKILKEVLKQPIE